One Bos taurus isolate L1 Dominette 01449 registration number 42190680 breed Hereford chromosome 25, ARS-UCD2.0, whole genome shotgun sequence genomic window carries:
- the ZC3H7A gene encoding zinc finger CCCH domain-containing protein 7A, with translation MSSVSEERRKRQQNIKEGLQFIQSPLSYPGTQEQYAVYLHALVRNLFNEGNDVYRERDWNHSISQYSEALSIADYAKSEEILIPKEIIEKLYINRIACYSNMGFHDKVLEDCDTVLSLNASNYKALYRKSKALSDLGRFREAYDAVAKCSLAVPQDEHVIKLTQELAQKLGFKIRKAYVRAELSLKSVPGDGATKALNCSVEDIEPDLLTPRQEALSVVSIPASSFSHQVGNELASISIMPLTSVLPLQVEESSLPSTVLANGGKMPFGTPEVFLDDGDMVLGDEIDDLLDSAPEANETVMPSALVRGPLPTASIGPSVPFSAASLLGALPIGARYAPAPSFSELYPPLTSSLEDFCSSLNSFSMSESKRDLSTSTSREGTALNNSNSSLLLMNGPGSLFASESFLGISSHPRNDFGNFFGSAVTKPTSSVTPRHPLEGTHELRQACQICFVKSGPKLMDFTYHANLDHKCKKDILIGRIKNVEDKSWKKIRPRPTKTNYEGPYYICKDVAAEEECRYSGHCTFAYCQEEIDVWTLERKGAFSREAFFGGNGKISFTVFRLFQEHLGEFIFLCEKCFDHKPRMISKRNKDNSTSCSHPVTKHEFEDNKCLVHILRETTVKYSKIRSFHGQCQLDLCRHEVRYGCLREDECFYAHSLVELKVWILQNETGISHDDIAQESKRYWQNLEANVPGAQVLGNQIMPGSLNMKIKFVCAQCLRNGQVIEPDKNRKYCSAKARHSWTKDRRAMRVMSIERKKWMNIRPLPTKKQMPLQFDLCNHIASGKKCQYIGNCSFAHSPEEREVWTYMKENGIQDMEQFYELWLKSQKSEKSDDAASQSSKENGKQIHMPTDYAEVTVDFHCWMCGKNCNSEKQWQGHISSEKHKEKVFHTEDDQYCWQHRFPTGYFSICDRYMNGTCTEGSSCKFAHGNAELHEWEERRDALKMKLNKARKDHLIAPNDNDFGKYSFLFKDLN, from the exons gtatatttACATGCTCTTGTGAGAAATCTTTTTAATGAAGGAAATGATGTTTATCGCGAACGTGATTGGAACCACTCTATAAGTCAGTATTCAGAAGCTTTGAGTATAGCTGATTATGCAAAGTCTGAAGAAATTTTAATCCCTAAAGAAATCATtgaaaaactatatataaatCGTATTGCTTGCTATTCCAATATG GGTTTCCATGATAAAGTTTTAGAAGACTGTGATACAGTCCTCAGTTTAAATGCCAGTAACTACAAAGCTCTGTATCGGAAATCCAAGGCTCTAAGTGATTTAGGAAGATTCAGAGAGGCTTATGATGCTGTAGCAAAGTGCTCCTTGGCAGTGCCTCAG GATGAACATGTAATAAAACTAACTCAAGAACTAGCTCAGAAATTGggatttaaaataagaaaagcataTGTTAGAGCCGAG CTCTCACTAAAATCAGTTCCTGGGGATGGGGCTACAAAG GCTTTGAACTGTTCTGTGGAGGATATCGAACCAG ATTTATTAACTCCGAGGCAAGAAGCACTGTCTGTTGTTTCTATACCCGCATCCAGTTTTTCTCACCAAGTTGGAAATGAGCTGGCTTCAATTTCTATTATGCCCTTAACTTCTGTTTTGCCACTGCAAGTGGAAGAGAGTTCTCTACCATCGACGGTGTTGGCAAATGGGGGGAAGATGCCCTTCGGCACACCGGAGGTGTTTTTAGATGATGGAGACATGGTCCTCGGAGATGAAATAGACGATCTCCTGGATTCTGCGCCTGAAGCCAATGAAACCGTCATG CCGTCAGCCTTAGTCAGAGGCCCCCTCCCAACTGCCAGCATTGGCCCGAGCGTCCCCTTCTCTGCGGCGTCTCTTTTGGGCGCCTTGCCCATCGGGGCGAGGTATGCGCCCGCGCCCTCCTTCTCAGAGCTGTATCCGCCTTTGACTTCGTCCTTAGAAGATTTCTGTTCttctttaaattcattttcaatGAGTGAATCCAAACGAG atcTGTCCACCTCAACTTCTAGAGAGGGAACAGCGCTTAACAACAGTAATTCTTCCCTTTTACTT ATGAATGGACCAGGCAGTCTGTTTGCTTCTGAGAGTTTCTTGGGAATTTCAAGTCACCCTCGGAATGACTTTGGAAACTTTTTTGGAAGTGCAGTAACTAAACCCACTTCTTCAGTGACCCCAAGACATCCCCTTGAAGGAACCCATGAACTGAGACAAGCTTGCCAGATCTGTTTCGTAAAATCAG GCCCTAAGCTAATGGATTTCACTTATCATGCTAATTTAGACCATAAATGtaagaaagatattttaattGGTAGGATAAAGAATGTAGAAGATAAGTCATGGAAAAAAATACGTCCAAGACCGACAAAAACAAATTATGAAGGACCTTATTATATATGTAAAG ATGTTGCCGCTGAGGAGGAATGTAGATATTCAGGCCACTGCACATTTGCTTATTGCCAGGAGGAGATAGATGTCTGGACGCTGGAGCGGAAGGGGGCGTTCAGCAGAGAGGCTTTCTTTGGTGGCAATGGAAAGATCAGCTTTACCGTGTTCAGACTGTTCCAGGAGCATCTTGGAGAATTTATATTCCTTTGTGAG aAATGTTTTGATCATAAGCCTAGAATGAtaagtaaaagaaacaaagataattcTACTTCTTGTTCTCATCCGGTTACAAAGCATGAATTTGAAGACAATAA GTGCCTTGTCCACATTTTGCGAGAGACAACAGTAAAGTATTCCAAAATACGTTCTTTCCATGGCCAGTGTCAGCTTGATTTATGTCGACATGAGGTTCGATATGGCTGTTTAAGGGAAGACGAATGCTTTTATGCACATAGTCTTGTAGAACTGAAAGTCTGGATATTGCAAAATGAAACAG GTATCTCACATGATGATATTGCCCAGGAATCTAAACGATATTGGCAAAATTTGGAAGCAAACGTACCTGGAGCTCAG GTACTTGGCAATCAAATAATGCCTGGATCCCTTAATATGAAGATAAAATTCGTATGTGCTCAGTGTCTGAGAAATGGCCAAGTCATTGAAccagacaaaaacagaaaatattgcaGTGCAAAAGCAAGGCATTC GTGGACCAAAGATCGTCGTGCGATGAGAGTGATGTCTATTGAACGTAAGAAGTGGATGAACATCCGTCCTCTTCCCACAAAGAAACAAATGCCTTTACAGTTTGAT cTGTGCAATCATATTGCTTCTGGGAAAAAATGTCAGTACATTGGAAACTGTTCTTTTGCTCACAGTCCTGAGGAACGAGAAGTGTGGACCTACATGAAGGAGAACGGGA TACAAGATATGGAGCAGTTTTATGAACTCTGGCTAAAGagccaaaaaagtgaaaaaagcgATGATGCAGCCAGTCAGTCCAGCAAAGAGAATGGAAAGCAAATCCACATGCCGACGGATTACGCGGAAGTTACT gtggactTTCACTGCTGGATGTGCGGGAAGAACTGCAACAGTGAGAAGCAGTGGCAGGGCCACATCTCCTCCGAGAAGCACAAAGAGAAGGTCTTCCACACTGAGGATGACCAGTACTGCTGGCAGCACCGCTTTCCAACGGGGTATTTTAGTATTTGTGATAG GTATATGAATGGTACCTGCACGGAAGGAAGCAGCTGTAAATTTGCACACGGCAACGCTGAACTTCACGaatgggaagagagaagagacGCCCTAAAGATGAAGCTCAACAAAGCACGAAAAGATCACTTAATTGCCCCCAATGATAATGACTTTGGAAAATATAGTTTTTTGTTTAAAGATTTAAACTAA